A stretch of the Gossypium hirsutum isolate 1008001.06 chromosome D07, Gossypium_hirsutum_v2.1, whole genome shotgun sequence genome encodes the following:
- the LOC107943954 gene encoding uncharacterized protein isoform X3, which produces MMLCLKPEALDEDHHPQSPNSNTINGNGDCNGGNNGGFILPISWGSSINRYLQWKSGKVWSKSFSAGDDSCNSCSELEDGKSHERSGQETNQQMCNYKYQLEQEVKKLQQQLQEETDLHLALASAVEHCGSPSSSSPGKLPDKAQELLDSIAVLEITVAKLEQEFVSLQCQISQERNERLLAEYHLKHLPFPSTSLFDSSLAYLTEPIARLCNEEEAEQNTDYMHLPEAFIDNNYIVDNLWHHPNRLSEEMVLRMRDIFIFLADSSKLSSSSSSSSVSPASPHCPLANFLASSSDSTVVTSFVSSPSGGGAYDPYGVSDKVDWTFSIGTYSKAIEVSWLSVGKKELEYAAMALKRFRLLVEQLLRVDPSQMSSNERLAFWVNLYNALIMHAYLAYGVPRNDIKLFSLMQKAAYTIGGLSVSAADIECTVLKMNPATYRPQIAAVFALQKFKASAELQKYTIDHPEPLLHFALSCGLHSSPAVRIFRPENMNESLKRSMQDYIQASVGISNKGKLLVPKLLHCFAKGMVEDSVLPDWICQFLSPQQASMVKNCLSRNKWRILGARVFSIIPFDSRFRFLFLLDDKSSQLSKSKV; this is translated from the exons ATGATGCTTTGTTTGAAGCCTGAAGCTTTGGATGAAGACCATCATCCTCAAAGTCCTAATAGTAATACCATTAATGGGAATGGGGATTGCAATGGTGGTAATAATGGGGGTTTTATTCTACCAATCAGTTG GGGAAGTTCTATTAATAGGTATTTACAATGGAAGAGTGGTAAGGTTTGGAGCAAGTCATTTTCAGCTGGGGATGATTCTTGTAATTCTTGTTCTGAATTGGAG GATGGTAAGTCCCATGAAAGGAGTGGACAAGAGACAAATCAACAGATGTGTAATTATAAATACCAGCTTGAGCAAGAA GTTAAAAAGTTGCAGCAGCAGTTGCAGGAAGAGACTGATTTGCACTTAGCTCTAGCAAGTGCTGTTGAACATTGTGGTTCACCTTCTTCTAGTTCTCCAGGCAAGCTTCCAGATAAG GCCCAGGAGCTTTTAGATAGCATAGCTGTTCTCGAGATTACCGTAGCAAAGTTAGAGCAGGAATTTGTTTCTTTACAATGTCAGATTAGTCAAGAAAGGAACGAGCGACTTCTTGCTGAGTATCATTTAAAGCATTTGCCATTTCCTTCAACGTCACTTTTCGATAGCTCTTTGGCTTACTTAACCGAACCG ATTGCAAGGCTTTGCAATGAAGAGGAAGCTGAACAAAACACGGATTATATGCATCTGCCAGAGGCTTTTATTGATAACAATTATATCGTGGATAACCTTTGGCATCATCCCAATCGACTATCTGAAGAAATGGTCTTACGCATGAGagatattttcattttcttagcAGATTCATCCAAGCTTTCTTCTTCATCGTCGTCTTCTTCGGTGTCACCCGCTTCACCTCACTGCCCCCTTGCCAATTTTTTGGCATCATCCTCAGACTCAACCGTTGTAACTTCCTTTGTAAGTAGTCCCTCAGGAGGTGGTGCATATGACCCTTATGGAGTCTCCGACAAAGTCGACTGGACATTTAGTATTGGGACTTATAGTAAAGCGATTGAAGTCTCGTGGTTGTCTGTTGGGAAGAAAGAACTTGAATATGCCGCTATGGCTCTAAAAAGATTCAG ATTGCTTGTTGAGCAGCTGTTGAGGGTGGATCCTTCTCAAATGAGTTCCAATGAGAGACTGGCATTTTGGGTTAACCTGTATAATGCTTTGATTATGCAT GCATATTTAGCATATGGAGTTCCAAGAAACGATATCAAACTATTTTCCTTAATGCAGAAG GCTGCGTACACCATTGGAGGACTCTCCGTGAGTGCAGCTGACATAGAATGCACCGTTCTAAAGATGAATCCTGCTACTTATCGACCTCAAATT GCTGCGGTTTTCGCACTTCAGAAATTCAAGGCTTCTGCTGAACTGCAGAAGTATACGATTGATCATCCTGAGCCTCTACTTCATTTTGCCTTAAGTTGCGGGTTGCATTCTTCACCTGCG GTGAGGATTTTCAGGCCTGAAAATATGAACGAGTCGCTAAAAAGATCAATGCAAGACTACATTCAAGCATCTGTCGGAATAAGTAACAAAGGGAAGCTATTAGTGCCTAAATTGTTGCATTGTTTTGCCAAAGGAATGGTGGAGGACTCGGTTTTACCCGATTGGATTTGTCAATTCTTATCGCCGCAACAAGCTTCCATGGTTAAGAACTGTTTATCACGTAATAAGTGGAGGATCCTAGGTGCTCGAGTATTTTCCATCATACCTTTCGATTCGAGGTTCCGGTTTCTCTTCCTATTGGATGATAAGAGCAGCCAGCTTTCGAAATCTAAAGTTTGA
- the LOC107943954 gene encoding uncharacterized protein isoform X4, which yields MMLCLKPEALDEDHHPQSPNSNTINGNGDCNGGNNGGFILPISWGSSINRYLQWKSGKVWSKSFSAGDDSCNSCSELEDGKSHERSGQETNQQMCNYKYQLEQEVKKLQQQLQEETDLHLALASAVEHCGSPSSSSPGKLPDKAQELLDSIAVLEITVAKLEQEFVSLQCQISQERNERLLAEYHLKHLPFPSTSLFDSSLAYLTEPIARLCNEEEAEQNTDYMHLPEAFIDNNYIVDNLWHHPNRLSEEMVLRMRDIFIFLADSSKLSSSSSSSSVSPASPHCPLANFLASSSDSTVVTSFVSSPSGGGAYDPYGVSDKVDWTFSIGTYSKAIEVSWLSVGKKELEYAAMALKRFRLLVEQLLRVDPSQMSSNERLAFWVNLYNALIMHAYLAYGVPRNDIKLFSLMQKAAYTIGGLSVSAADIECTVLKMNPATYRPQIKFKASAELQKYTIDHPEPLLHFALSCGLHSSPAVRIFRPENMNESLKRSMQDYIQASVGISNKGKLLVPKLLHCFAKGMVEDSVLPDWICQFLSPQQASMVKNCLSRNKWRILGARVFSIIPFDSRFRFLFLLDDKSSQLSKSKV from the exons ATGATGCTTTGTTTGAAGCCTGAAGCTTTGGATGAAGACCATCATCCTCAAAGTCCTAATAGTAATACCATTAATGGGAATGGGGATTGCAATGGTGGTAATAATGGGGGTTTTATTCTACCAATCAGTTG GGGAAGTTCTATTAATAGGTATTTACAATGGAAGAGTGGTAAGGTTTGGAGCAAGTCATTTTCAGCTGGGGATGATTCTTGTAATTCTTGTTCTGAATTGGAG GATGGTAAGTCCCATGAAAGGAGTGGACAAGAGACAAATCAACAGATGTGTAATTATAAATACCAGCTTGAGCAAGAA GTTAAAAAGTTGCAGCAGCAGTTGCAGGAAGAGACTGATTTGCACTTAGCTCTAGCAAGTGCTGTTGAACATTGTGGTTCACCTTCTTCTAGTTCTCCAGGCAAGCTTCCAGATAAG GCCCAGGAGCTTTTAGATAGCATAGCTGTTCTCGAGATTACCGTAGCAAAGTTAGAGCAGGAATTTGTTTCTTTACAATGTCAGATTAGTCAAGAAAGGAACGAGCGACTTCTTGCTGAGTATCATTTAAAGCATTTGCCATTTCCTTCAACGTCACTTTTCGATAGCTCTTTGGCTTACTTAACCGAACCG ATTGCAAGGCTTTGCAATGAAGAGGAAGCTGAACAAAACACGGATTATATGCATCTGCCAGAGGCTTTTATTGATAACAATTATATCGTGGATAACCTTTGGCATCATCCCAATCGACTATCTGAAGAAATGGTCTTACGCATGAGagatattttcattttcttagcAGATTCATCCAAGCTTTCTTCTTCATCGTCGTCTTCTTCGGTGTCACCCGCTTCACCTCACTGCCCCCTTGCCAATTTTTTGGCATCATCCTCAGACTCAACCGTTGTAACTTCCTTTGTAAGTAGTCCCTCAGGAGGTGGTGCATATGACCCTTATGGAGTCTCCGACAAAGTCGACTGGACATTTAGTATTGGGACTTATAGTAAAGCGATTGAAGTCTCGTGGTTGTCTGTTGGGAAGAAAGAACTTGAATATGCCGCTATGGCTCTAAAAAGATTCAG ATTGCTTGTTGAGCAGCTGTTGAGGGTGGATCCTTCTCAAATGAGTTCCAATGAGAGACTGGCATTTTGGGTTAACCTGTATAATGCTTTGATTATGCAT GCATATTTAGCATATGGAGTTCCAAGAAACGATATCAAACTATTTTCCTTAATGCAGAAG GCTGCGTACACCATTGGAGGACTCTCCGTGAGTGCAGCTGACATAGAATGCACCGTTCTAAAGATGAATCCTGCTACTTATCGACCTCAAATT AAATTCAAGGCTTCTGCTGAACTGCAGAAGTATACGATTGATCATCCTGAGCCTCTACTTCATTTTGCCTTAAGTTGCGGGTTGCATTCTTCACCTGCG GTGAGGATTTTCAGGCCTGAAAATATGAACGAGTCGCTAAAAAGATCAATGCAAGACTACATTCAAGCATCTGTCGGAATAAGTAACAAAGGGAAGCTATTAGTGCCTAAATTGTTGCATTGTTTTGCCAAAGGAATGGTGGAGGACTCGGTTTTACCCGATTGGATTTGTCAATTCTTATCGCCGCAACAAGCTTCCATGGTTAAGAACTGTTTATCACGTAATAAGTGGAGGATCCTAGGTGCTCGAGTATTTTCCATCATACCTTTCGATTCGAGGTTCCGGTTTCTCTTCCTATTGGATGATAAGAGCAGCCAGCTTTCGAAATCTAAAGTTTGA
- the LOC107943954 gene encoding uncharacterized protein isoform X2: MMLCLKPEALDEDHHPQSPNSNTINGNGDCNGGNNGGFILPISWGSSINRYLQWKSGKVWSKSFSAGDDSCNSCSELEDGKSHERSGQETNQQMCNYKYQLEQEDLYLILMQHATTWVIQVKKLQQQLQEETDLHLALASAVEHCGSPSSSSPGKLPDKAQELLDSIAVLEITVAKLEQEFVSLQCQISQERNERLLAEYHLKHLPFPSTSLFDSSLAYLTEPIARLCNEEEAEQNTDYMHLPEAFIDNNYIVDNLWHHPNRLSEEMVLRMRDIFIFLADSSKLSSSSSSSSVSPASPHCPLANFLASSSDSTVVTSFVSSPSGGGAYDPYGVSDKVDWTFSIGTYSKAIEVSWLSVGKKELEYAAMALKRFRLLVEQLLRVDPSQMSSNERLAFWVNLYNALIMHAYLAYGVPRNDIKLFSLMQKAAYTIGGLSVSAADIECTVLKMNPATYRPQIKFKASAELQKYTIDHPEPLLHFALSCGLHSSPAVRIFRPENMNESLKRSMQDYIQASVGISNKGKLLVPKLLHCFAKGMVEDSVLPDWICQFLSPQQASMVKNCLSRNKWRILGARVFSIIPFDSRFRFLFLLDDKSSQLSKSKV; encoded by the exons ATGATGCTTTGTTTGAAGCCTGAAGCTTTGGATGAAGACCATCATCCTCAAAGTCCTAATAGTAATACCATTAATGGGAATGGGGATTGCAATGGTGGTAATAATGGGGGTTTTATTCTACCAATCAGTTG GGGAAGTTCTATTAATAGGTATTTACAATGGAAGAGTGGTAAGGTTTGGAGCAAGTCATTTTCAGCTGGGGATGATTCTTGTAATTCTTGTTCTGAATTGGAG GATGGTAAGTCCCATGAAAGGAGTGGACAAGAGACAAATCAACAGATGTGTAATTATAAATACCAGCTTGAGCAAGAA GATTTATATCTCATTCTCATGCAACATGCTACCACTTGGGTGATACAGGTTAAAAAGTTGCAGCAGCAGTTGCAGGAAGAGACTGATTTGCACTTAGCTCTAGCAAGTGCTGTTGAACATTGTGGTTCACCTTCTTCTAGTTCTCCAGGCAAGCTTCCAGATAAG GCCCAGGAGCTTTTAGATAGCATAGCTGTTCTCGAGATTACCGTAGCAAAGTTAGAGCAGGAATTTGTTTCTTTACAATGTCAGATTAGTCAAGAAAGGAACGAGCGACTTCTTGCTGAGTATCATTTAAAGCATTTGCCATTTCCTTCAACGTCACTTTTCGATAGCTCTTTGGCTTACTTAACCGAACCG ATTGCAAGGCTTTGCAATGAAGAGGAAGCTGAACAAAACACGGATTATATGCATCTGCCAGAGGCTTTTATTGATAACAATTATATCGTGGATAACCTTTGGCATCATCCCAATCGACTATCTGAAGAAATGGTCTTACGCATGAGagatattttcattttcttagcAGATTCATCCAAGCTTTCTTCTTCATCGTCGTCTTCTTCGGTGTCACCCGCTTCACCTCACTGCCCCCTTGCCAATTTTTTGGCATCATCCTCAGACTCAACCGTTGTAACTTCCTTTGTAAGTAGTCCCTCAGGAGGTGGTGCATATGACCCTTATGGAGTCTCCGACAAAGTCGACTGGACATTTAGTATTGGGACTTATAGTAAAGCGATTGAAGTCTCGTGGTTGTCTGTTGGGAAGAAAGAACTTGAATATGCCGCTATGGCTCTAAAAAGATTCAG ATTGCTTGTTGAGCAGCTGTTGAGGGTGGATCCTTCTCAAATGAGTTCCAATGAGAGACTGGCATTTTGGGTTAACCTGTATAATGCTTTGATTATGCAT GCATATTTAGCATATGGAGTTCCAAGAAACGATATCAAACTATTTTCCTTAATGCAGAAG GCTGCGTACACCATTGGAGGACTCTCCGTGAGTGCAGCTGACATAGAATGCACCGTTCTAAAGATGAATCCTGCTACTTATCGACCTCAAATT AAATTCAAGGCTTCTGCTGAACTGCAGAAGTATACGATTGATCATCCTGAGCCTCTACTTCATTTTGCCTTAAGTTGCGGGTTGCATTCTTCACCTGCG GTGAGGATTTTCAGGCCTGAAAATATGAACGAGTCGCTAAAAAGATCAATGCAAGACTACATTCAAGCATCTGTCGGAATAAGTAACAAAGGGAAGCTATTAGTGCCTAAATTGTTGCATTGTTTTGCCAAAGGAATGGTGGAGGACTCGGTTTTACCCGATTGGATTTGTCAATTCTTATCGCCGCAACAAGCTTCCATGGTTAAGAACTGTTTATCACGTAATAAGTGGAGGATCCTAGGTGCTCGAGTATTTTCCATCATACCTTTCGATTCGAGGTTCCGGTTTCTCTTCCTATTGGATGATAAGAGCAGCCAGCTTTCGAAATCTAAAGTTTGA
- the LOC107943954 gene encoding uncharacterized protein isoform X5, translating to MMLCLKPEALDEDHHPQSPNSNTINGNGDCNGGNNGGFILPISWGSSINRYLQWKSGKVWSKSFSAGDDSCNSCSELEDLYLILMQHATTWVIQVKKLQQQLQEETDLHLALASAVEHCGSPSSSSPGKLPDKAQELLDSIAVLEITVAKLEQEFVSLQCQISQERNERLLAEYHLKHLPFPSTSLFDSSLAYLTEPIARLCNEEEAEQNTDYMHLPEAFIDNNYIVDNLWHHPNRLSEEMVLRMRDIFIFLADSSKLSSSSSSSSVSPASPHCPLANFLASSSDSTVVTSFVSSPSGGGAYDPYGVSDKVDWTFSIGTYSKAIEVSWLSVGKKELEYAAMALKRFRLLVEQLLRVDPSQMSSNERLAFWVNLYNALIMHAYLAYGVPRNDIKLFSLMQKAAYTIGGLSVSAADIECTVLKMNPATYRPQIAAVFALQKFKASAELQKYTIDHPEPLLHFALSCGLHSSPAVRIFRPENMNESLKRSMQDYIQASVGISNKGKLLVPKLLHCFAKGMVEDSVLPDWICQFLSPQQASMVKNCLSRNKWRILGARVFSIIPFDSRFRFLFLLDDKSSQLSKSKV from the exons ATGATGCTTTGTTTGAAGCCTGAAGCTTTGGATGAAGACCATCATCCTCAAAGTCCTAATAGTAATACCATTAATGGGAATGGGGATTGCAATGGTGGTAATAATGGGGGTTTTATTCTACCAATCAGTTG GGGAAGTTCTATTAATAGGTATTTACAATGGAAGAGTGGTAAGGTTTGGAGCAAGTCATTTTCAGCTGGGGATGATTCTTGTAATTCTTGTTCTGAATTGGAG GATTTATATCTCATTCTCATGCAACATGCTACCACTTGGGTGATACAGGTTAAAAAGTTGCAGCAGCAGTTGCAGGAAGAGACTGATTTGCACTTAGCTCTAGCAAGTGCTGTTGAACATTGTGGTTCACCTTCTTCTAGTTCTCCAGGCAAGCTTCCAGATAAG GCCCAGGAGCTTTTAGATAGCATAGCTGTTCTCGAGATTACCGTAGCAAAGTTAGAGCAGGAATTTGTTTCTTTACAATGTCAGATTAGTCAAGAAAGGAACGAGCGACTTCTTGCTGAGTATCATTTAAAGCATTTGCCATTTCCTTCAACGTCACTTTTCGATAGCTCTTTGGCTTACTTAACCGAACCG ATTGCAAGGCTTTGCAATGAAGAGGAAGCTGAACAAAACACGGATTATATGCATCTGCCAGAGGCTTTTATTGATAACAATTATATCGTGGATAACCTTTGGCATCATCCCAATCGACTATCTGAAGAAATGGTCTTACGCATGAGagatattttcattttcttagcAGATTCATCCAAGCTTTCTTCTTCATCGTCGTCTTCTTCGGTGTCACCCGCTTCACCTCACTGCCCCCTTGCCAATTTTTTGGCATCATCCTCAGACTCAACCGTTGTAACTTCCTTTGTAAGTAGTCCCTCAGGAGGTGGTGCATATGACCCTTATGGAGTCTCCGACAAAGTCGACTGGACATTTAGTATTGGGACTTATAGTAAAGCGATTGAAGTCTCGTGGTTGTCTGTTGGGAAGAAAGAACTTGAATATGCCGCTATGGCTCTAAAAAGATTCAG ATTGCTTGTTGAGCAGCTGTTGAGGGTGGATCCTTCTCAAATGAGTTCCAATGAGAGACTGGCATTTTGGGTTAACCTGTATAATGCTTTGATTATGCAT GCATATTTAGCATATGGAGTTCCAAGAAACGATATCAAACTATTTTCCTTAATGCAGAAG GCTGCGTACACCATTGGAGGACTCTCCGTGAGTGCAGCTGACATAGAATGCACCGTTCTAAAGATGAATCCTGCTACTTATCGACCTCAAATT GCTGCGGTTTTCGCACTTCAGAAATTCAAGGCTTCTGCTGAACTGCAGAAGTATACGATTGATCATCCTGAGCCTCTACTTCATTTTGCCTTAAGTTGCGGGTTGCATTCTTCACCTGCG GTGAGGATTTTCAGGCCTGAAAATATGAACGAGTCGCTAAAAAGATCAATGCAAGACTACATTCAAGCATCTGTCGGAATAAGTAACAAAGGGAAGCTATTAGTGCCTAAATTGTTGCATTGTTTTGCCAAAGGAATGGTGGAGGACTCGGTTTTACCCGATTGGATTTGTCAATTCTTATCGCCGCAACAAGCTTCCATGGTTAAGAACTGTTTATCACGTAATAAGTGGAGGATCCTAGGTGCTCGAGTATTTTCCATCATACCTTTCGATTCGAGGTTCCGGTTTCTCTTCCTATTGGATGATAAGAGCAGCCAGCTTTCGAAATCTAAAGTTTGA
- the LOC107943954 gene encoding uncharacterized protein isoform X1, protein MMLCLKPEALDEDHHPQSPNSNTINGNGDCNGGNNGGFILPISWGSSINRYLQWKSGKVWSKSFSAGDDSCNSCSELEDGKSHERSGQETNQQMCNYKYQLEQEDLYLILMQHATTWVIQVKKLQQQLQEETDLHLALASAVEHCGSPSSSSPGKLPDKAQELLDSIAVLEITVAKLEQEFVSLQCQISQERNERLLAEYHLKHLPFPSTSLFDSSLAYLTEPIARLCNEEEAEQNTDYMHLPEAFIDNNYIVDNLWHHPNRLSEEMVLRMRDIFIFLADSSKLSSSSSSSSVSPASPHCPLANFLASSSDSTVVTSFVSSPSGGGAYDPYGVSDKVDWTFSIGTYSKAIEVSWLSVGKKELEYAAMALKRFRLLVEQLLRVDPSQMSSNERLAFWVNLYNALIMHAYLAYGVPRNDIKLFSLMQKAAYTIGGLSVSAADIECTVLKMNPATYRPQIAAVFALQKFKASAELQKYTIDHPEPLLHFALSCGLHSSPAVRIFRPENMNESLKRSMQDYIQASVGISNKGKLLVPKLLHCFAKGMVEDSVLPDWICQFLSPQQASMVKNCLSRNKWRILGARVFSIIPFDSRFRFLFLLDDKSSQLSKSKV, encoded by the exons ATGATGCTTTGTTTGAAGCCTGAAGCTTTGGATGAAGACCATCATCCTCAAAGTCCTAATAGTAATACCATTAATGGGAATGGGGATTGCAATGGTGGTAATAATGGGGGTTTTATTCTACCAATCAGTTG GGGAAGTTCTATTAATAGGTATTTACAATGGAAGAGTGGTAAGGTTTGGAGCAAGTCATTTTCAGCTGGGGATGATTCTTGTAATTCTTGTTCTGAATTGGAG GATGGTAAGTCCCATGAAAGGAGTGGACAAGAGACAAATCAACAGATGTGTAATTATAAATACCAGCTTGAGCAAGAA GATTTATATCTCATTCTCATGCAACATGCTACCACTTGGGTGATACAGGTTAAAAAGTTGCAGCAGCAGTTGCAGGAAGAGACTGATTTGCACTTAGCTCTAGCAAGTGCTGTTGAACATTGTGGTTCACCTTCTTCTAGTTCTCCAGGCAAGCTTCCAGATAAG GCCCAGGAGCTTTTAGATAGCATAGCTGTTCTCGAGATTACCGTAGCAAAGTTAGAGCAGGAATTTGTTTCTTTACAATGTCAGATTAGTCAAGAAAGGAACGAGCGACTTCTTGCTGAGTATCATTTAAAGCATTTGCCATTTCCTTCAACGTCACTTTTCGATAGCTCTTTGGCTTACTTAACCGAACCG ATTGCAAGGCTTTGCAATGAAGAGGAAGCTGAACAAAACACGGATTATATGCATCTGCCAGAGGCTTTTATTGATAACAATTATATCGTGGATAACCTTTGGCATCATCCCAATCGACTATCTGAAGAAATGGTCTTACGCATGAGagatattttcattttcttagcAGATTCATCCAAGCTTTCTTCTTCATCGTCGTCTTCTTCGGTGTCACCCGCTTCACCTCACTGCCCCCTTGCCAATTTTTTGGCATCATCCTCAGACTCAACCGTTGTAACTTCCTTTGTAAGTAGTCCCTCAGGAGGTGGTGCATATGACCCTTATGGAGTCTCCGACAAAGTCGACTGGACATTTAGTATTGGGACTTATAGTAAAGCGATTGAAGTCTCGTGGTTGTCTGTTGGGAAGAAAGAACTTGAATATGCCGCTATGGCTCTAAAAAGATTCAG ATTGCTTGTTGAGCAGCTGTTGAGGGTGGATCCTTCTCAAATGAGTTCCAATGAGAGACTGGCATTTTGGGTTAACCTGTATAATGCTTTGATTATGCAT GCATATTTAGCATATGGAGTTCCAAGAAACGATATCAAACTATTTTCCTTAATGCAGAAG GCTGCGTACACCATTGGAGGACTCTCCGTGAGTGCAGCTGACATAGAATGCACCGTTCTAAAGATGAATCCTGCTACTTATCGACCTCAAATT GCTGCGGTTTTCGCACTTCAGAAATTCAAGGCTTCTGCTGAACTGCAGAAGTATACGATTGATCATCCTGAGCCTCTACTTCATTTTGCCTTAAGTTGCGGGTTGCATTCTTCACCTGCG GTGAGGATTTTCAGGCCTGAAAATATGAACGAGTCGCTAAAAAGATCAATGCAAGACTACATTCAAGCATCTGTCGGAATAAGTAACAAAGGGAAGCTATTAGTGCCTAAATTGTTGCATTGTTTTGCCAAAGGAATGGTGGAGGACTCGGTTTTACCCGATTGGATTTGTCAATTCTTATCGCCGCAACAAGCTTCCATGGTTAAGAACTGTTTATCACGTAATAAGTGGAGGATCCTAGGTGCTCGAGTATTTTCCATCATACCTTTCGATTCGAGGTTCCGGTTTCTCTTCCTATTGGATGATAAGAGCAGCCAGCTTTCGAAATCTAAAGTTTGA